In Gemmatimonadaceae bacterium, the following are encoded in one genomic region:
- a CDS encoding SulP family inorganic anion transporter — protein MQHGMFRYPRQDLIAGTVVFLVAVPLCLGIAVACGVPPISGLVAGIAGGLIAPWISRAPQSVTGPAAGLTSIVLVEVQHLGGLGPFLAAVIAAGVLQVVLGVLRTGRFASLVPSAVIKGMLAAIGITIILKQLPVAFGAGGGFASIGAQFTPGALVLAAISLAILFGWPKTPLAKVSWLSAPLVVVVVATVLALLFAGVPSLALLPTHLVQIPLGNPGELFAALPRPEIGALLKPATWVAGVTIAIVGSIETLLSLQAIDRLDPLKRRSAPDRELLAQGVTNAVSGFLGGLPVTAVIVRGGANVAAGGRERLSALTHGVLLLVALLFAGPLLNRIPLAALAAILIHVGLKLCAPALFRSQYRLGMNQFAPYVLTIVAILATDLLKGVIAGIVFGIFFVLRQNSRGAIVAAPDADGTNRVRFRRDGTFISKPVLVGMLETVKDGERVVIDGTGEFVDHDVKEVLAEFVERAHDRNIRVELVGIDLAGATPGGGH, from the coding sequence ATGCAGCACGGAATGTTCCGCTATCCCCGCCAGGACCTCATTGCCGGCACGGTGGTCTTCCTGGTGGCCGTGCCGCTCTGCCTCGGCATCGCGGTGGCCTGCGGCGTGCCGCCGATCTCGGGGCTGGTCGCGGGCATCGCCGGTGGCCTGATCGCCCCGTGGATCAGCCGCGCACCACAATCGGTGACCGGCCCGGCGGCCGGGCTGACGTCGATCGTGCTGGTGGAGGTGCAGCACCTTGGCGGCCTCGGGCCCTTCCTCGCCGCCGTCATCGCGGCGGGTGTGCTGCAGGTCGTGCTCGGGGTGCTCCGCACCGGGCGGTTCGCCTCGCTCGTCCCCTCGGCGGTGATCAAGGGCATGCTGGCCGCGATCGGCATCACGATCATCCTCAAGCAGCTGCCCGTCGCCTTCGGCGCGGGCGGGGGATTCGCGTCGATCGGTGCGCAGTTCACGCCGGGCGCCCTGGTGCTGGCGGCCATCTCGCTGGCGATCCTGTTCGGCTGGCCGAAGACACCGCTGGCGAAGGTGTCCTGGCTCTCGGCACCGCTGGTGGTGGTGGTGGTGGCGACGGTGCTGGCGCTCCTGTTCGCCGGCGTGCCGTCACTGGCGCTGCTGCCGACGCATCTCGTGCAGATCCCGCTCGGCAACCCGGGCGAGCTGTTCGCCGCGCTGCCACGTCCGGAGATCGGCGCGCTGCTGAAGCCGGCCACCTGGGTGGCGGGTGTCACGATCGCGATCGTCGGCAGCATCGAGACGCTGCTCTCGCTGCAGGCGATCGACCGGCTCGACCCGCTGAAGCGTCGCAGCGCCCCCGATCGCGAGCTGCTGGCGCAGGGCGTGACGAACGCCGTCTCCGGGTTCCTCGGGGGCCTGCCGGTGACGGCGGTCATCGTGCGCGGTGGCGCGAACGTGGCCGCCGGGGGCCGCGAGCGGCTCTCGGCCCTGACGCACGGCGTGCTGCTGCTGGTGGCGCTGCTGTTCGCCGGCCCGCTGCTGAACCGCATCCCGCTGGCGGCGCTGGCGGCGATCCTGATCCACGTGGGGCTCAAGCTCTGCGCACCGGCGCTGTTCCGCTCGCAGTACCGGCTGGGCATGAACCAGTTCGCGCCGTACGTGCTCACGATCGTGGCGATCCTCGCCACCGACCTGCTGAAGGGGGTGATCGCCGGCATCGTGTTCGGGATCTTCTTCGTGCTGCGCCAGAACTCGCGGGGGGCGATCGTGGCGGCACCGGATGCCGACGGCACCAACCGGGTGCGCTTCCGCCGCGACGGGACGTTCATCTCGAAGCCGGTGCTGGTGGGCATGCTGGAGACGGTGAAGGATGGCGAGCGCGTGGTGATCGACGGCACCGGCGAGTTCGTCGACCACGACGTGAAGGAGGTGCTGGCGGAGTTCGTGGAGCGCGCCCACGACCGCAACATCCGCGTGGAGCTGGTGGGGATCGACCTCGCGGGGGCCACGCCGGGCGGCGGGCACTAG
- a CDS encoding DUF2309 domain-containing protein: protein MHQHAAPPAGETGLQRAIRRAHDVLPDQGPIGVFVHHNTLHAFQHLPFHQGVQEGAALLGARPYLDQHEFRAAWARGRIADVDVAATLARALGSRCHERVTFGLTREQFSMALLRDVVDEDDDAGLAFLHARGPGTLHGASLVAPALVRLARVPDGSEPVPMPARRHRDVLVARGAVDPDAAVHAELARTCAVFLDHGQAMAEMPNREAGFLRAACGLFAEGAREPAGCPGVRADMLDVLAARRDAESVIAASLEALGVDEADAEGFLLATALALPGWAGMFARLERHPEESEIPAPVHLADMLAVRLLHERRAIAASCAAAGLPLAWRELRGHAPTQPARAAHHDAWILAGIAASAGAGATEIQALRDDEIMAFRAEVDALPRLQRRRLLQEAYERRYRRQVLDGLHALRPHVTLGEPAHPAAQFVFCIDEREESLRRAIEEQSPDFETFGVAGFFGVAIDYRGLYDDEPAAHCPVVITPAHEVHESAVDTEQHWHLRRSGLRDRWRAASRMVHRQSRTLSGGAGLSLLLGPIAAALALSRVVAPRTTLAMADSARERFAPRPSTRLSALRDESGDVPGRSERGKLVGFSLDEAVDRVGSVLRALGMTERFAPVVVVLGHGSTSLNNPHESAHDCGACGGRRGGGNARLFAEMANQAGVRRSLAAQGLAIPDTTWFIGGLHDTASDDVTLYDLEYMPVGHAAAFQRAHDALDAARRESAAERCRRFENAPLGITPDAALRHVEGRASHLAQPRPEYGHCTNSIAIVGRRTISRGLHLDRRAFLVSYDPLADEDAAILTRILAAVGPVGAGINLEYYFSSVDNERYGCGTKLPHNVTGLVGVMSGHQGDLRTGLPRQMVEIHEPVRLLLIVDATPEALLTVASRVPEVAELVVNEWVQLVSCDPQGGALAIFEDGRFVPYTPGTDAVPRVARSRDWHMQHRDMLPPAIVNDALRRGGAR, encoded by the coding sequence GTGCACCAGCATGCGGCACCGCCCGCGGGCGAGACGGGGCTGCAGCGGGCGATCCGGCGCGCGCACGACGTGCTCCCCGACCAGGGACCGATCGGCGTGTTCGTGCACCACAACACGCTGCACGCCTTCCAGCACCTGCCGTTCCACCAGGGCGTGCAGGAAGGTGCGGCGCTGCTCGGTGCGCGGCCGTACCTGGACCAACACGAGTTCCGCGCGGCGTGGGCCCGGGGCCGCATCGCGGACGTGGATGTGGCGGCGACCCTGGCGCGGGCACTGGGCAGCCGCTGTCACGAGCGCGTGACCTTCGGCCTGACGCGCGAGCAGTTCAGCATGGCACTGCTGCGTGACGTGGTGGACGAGGACGACGATGCCGGCCTCGCGTTCCTGCATGCCCGTGGGCCCGGGACCCTGCACGGGGCGTCGCTCGTCGCGCCCGCGCTGGTGCGGCTGGCGCGCGTGCCGGACGGGTCGGAGCCGGTGCCGATGCCGGCACGCCGCCATCGCGACGTGCTGGTGGCCCGCGGCGCCGTCGACCCCGACGCAGCGGTCCATGCGGAACTCGCGCGCACATGCGCCGTCTTCCTCGACCACGGGCAGGCGATGGCCGAGATGCCGAACCGTGAGGCGGGATTCCTGCGCGCCGCGTGCGGGCTGTTCGCCGAGGGGGCGCGCGAACCCGCGGGCTGTCCCGGCGTGCGCGCCGACATGCTCGACGTGCTGGCGGCAAGGCGCGACGCGGAGTCGGTGATCGCCGCGTCACTCGAGGCGCTTGGTGTGGACGAGGCCGACGCCGAGGGTTTCCTGCTGGCCACCGCGCTCGCGCTGCCGGGGTGGGCCGGCATGTTCGCGCGACTCGAGCGCCATCCGGAGGAGAGCGAGATCCCGGCGCCGGTGCACCTGGCCGACATGCTTGCCGTGCGGCTGCTGCACGAGCGGCGTGCGATCGCGGCGTCCTGCGCGGCGGCGGGACTGCCGCTGGCGTGGCGCGAACTGCGCGGGCACGCCCCCACGCAACCGGCACGCGCCGCGCACCACGATGCGTGGATCCTGGCCGGCATCGCCGCATCCGCGGGCGCCGGCGCGACGGAGATCCAGGCGCTCCGTGACGACGAGATCATGGCGTTCCGCGCGGAGGTCGATGCCCTCCCCCGTCTGCAGCGTCGCCGGCTCCTGCAGGAGGCGTACGAACGGCGCTACCGGCGCCAGGTCCTGGACGGGCTCCACGCACTCCGTCCGCACGTGACACTCGGCGAGCCGGCACACCCGGCGGCGCAGTTCGTGTTCTGCATCGACGAGCGCGAGGAGTCGCTTCGCCGCGCGATCGAGGAGCAGAGCCCCGACTTCGAGACGTTCGGCGTGGCGGGGTTCTTCGGGGTGGCGATCGACTACCGCGGCCTGTACGACGACGAGCCAGCCGCACACTGCCCGGTGGTGATCACGCCGGCGCATGAGGTGCACGAGTCGGCGGTGGACACCGAGCAGCACTGGCACCTGCGGCGCTCCGGCCTGCGCGACCGCTGGCGTGCGGCATCGCGCATGGTGCACCGGCAATCGCGCACGCTGAGCGGGGGCGCGGGGCTCTCGCTTCTGCTGGGGCCCATCGCGGCAGCGCTGGCGCTGTCACGGGTGGTGGCTCCACGGACGACGCTGGCCATGGCCGACAGCGCGCGGGAGCGGTTCGCGCCGCGTCCCAGCACACGCCTGAGCGCGCTGCGCGACGAGAGCGGTGACGTGCCGGGCCGGTCGGAACGTGGCAAGCTGGTGGGCTTCTCGCTGGACGAGGCGGTGGATCGTGTCGGCAGCGTGCTGCGCGCGCTGGGCATGACCGAGCGGTTCGCACCGGTGGTGGTGGTGCTTGGCCACGGCTCGACGAGCCTGAACAATCCACACGAGTCGGCGCACGACTGCGGTGCCTGCGGTGGCCGTCGCGGCGGCGGCAATGCGCGCCTGTTCGCGGAGATGGCGAACCAGGCGGGGGTGCGCCGGTCCCTCGCGGCGCAGGGGCTGGCCATCCCCGACACCACCTGGTTCATCGGTGGCCTGCACGACACCGCGAGCGACGACGTGACGCTGTACGACCTGGAGTACATGCCGGTGGGCCACGCCGCCGCATTCCAGCGTGCCCACGACGCCCTCGACGCCGCGCGGCGCGAGAGCGCGGCCGAGCGGTGCCGGCGATTCGAGAACGCCCCGCTCGGCATCACGCCCGATGCCGCGCTGCGTCACGTCGAGGGACGGGCGTCGCACCTGGCGCAGCCGCGGCCCGAATACGGACACTGCACGAACTCCATCGCCATCGTCGGCCGGCGGACGATCTCGCGCGGGCTGCACCTCGACCGCCGCGCGTTCCTGGTGAGCTACGATCCGCTCGCGGACGAGGATGCGGCGATCCTGACGCGCATCCTGGCGGCCGTCGGGCCGGTGGGTGCCGGCATCAACCTCGAGTACTACTTCTCGTCGGTGGACAACGAACGGTACGGCTGCGGCACCAAGCTGCCGCACAACGTGACCGGCCTCGTGGGCGTGATGTCAGGCCACCAGGGTGACCTTCGCACCGGCCTGCCGCGCCAGATGGTGGAGATCCACGAGCCCGTGCGCCTGCTGCTGATCGTGGACGCCACCCCCGAGGCGCTGCTGACCGTGGCCTCGCGGGTGCCGGAGGTGGCCGAGCTGGTGGTGAACGAGTGGGTGCAACTCGTCTCGTGCGATCCGCAGGGCGGTGCCCTCGCGATCTTCGAGGACGGTCGTTTCGTGCCGTACACGCCCGGCACCGACGCGGTGCCGCGTGTGGCCCGGTCACGTGACTGGCACATGCAACATCGCGACATGCTCCCGCCGGCGATCGTGAACGATGCACTCCGTCGTGGTGGCGCGCGATGA